Sequence from the [Clostridium] scindens genome:
GAATTTTCTAATCATGTCTCTTTTTTAATGCTTTGACGCTATCTGGCATCTCAGGCTGGCCATGAATAAAAGGACACGTTGAATTTGCACTTTTTTCAGCCTGTTTATAAAGAGTCT
This genomic interval carries:
- a CDS encoding cyclic lactone autoinducer peptide is translated as MDKKMKKAMGNVVLKTLYKQAEKSANSTCPFIHGQPEMPDSVKALKKRHD